In Armatimonadota bacterium, the following proteins share a genomic window:
- the priA gene encoding primosomal protein N': protein MNADVSPQPVVDVVIDLPAALQEVFTYLLPRSLEAKVQVGSCVLVPFSGQEVLGYVARRYMLDAREAGRLKQVADVVEGSLPLDENRLALAGWLAREYHCGLAAAVRLLAPTEMVAKVQRVLRLTPQVQQQELWELSPNAPERRLLELLQSAGGQLPEATAKAQLGATLFNTAIYRLKRRGLVEQKNVLEAATARARVLRHVRLNISPEQAESLAEACAPRAPAQAALLRALAVAEGEMLPMAELLRQVGVSASALKSLQVRGVVDFADVPVYRSPFGRIHLSQADATLQMTPDQERCLSEIGRAIESGEHRSFLLFGVTGSGKTEVYLRAVSIALARGRSALILVPEIALAAQVVEAVKARFGNLVAVLHSALSAGERFDEWRRAREQRARVVVGARSAVFAPLDNLGLLVIDEEHEGAYKQQEHVPRYHARTVALERARREGAVLLMGSATPSVETFYQARQGMHTLLHLPTRVEGRPLPKVHVVDMRESPRARGGVFSQQMAEAIAERLQRGEQVILFLNRRAYASFVLCRKCGYVVKCRRCEVSLSYHKVDHSLRCHHCDYRQSVPAKCPSCGAVHIYPFGLGTQRVEEEVQQLLPEARLLRMDRDTTTRKGAHHVLLARFRAHEADVLIGTQMVAKGLDFPKVTLVGVVSADTALHIPDFRAAERAFQLLTQVAGRAGRAHQPGEVVVQTFNPEHEAIQTAATHDYLQFYEREIVHREELRYPPFSRLANILATHPEEAKAEETCHRAAERLRDVIAAEQIDAEVLGPVQAPIPRLRGLWRWHCLVKCYQPEVLPDLLRNALDGVSCPQGGTLQVDTDPYSLL, encoded by the coding sequence TTGAACGCAGACGTTTCCCCACAACCTGTGGTAGACGTAGTGATAGACCTGCCTGCGGCGTTGCAGGAGGTGTTCACTTACCTGTTGCCTCGCTCGCTGGAGGCGAAGGTGCAGGTGGGCAGTTGCGTGCTGGTTCCGTTTAGCGGGCAGGAGGTGTTGGGCTACGTCGCGCGTCGCTACATGCTGGATGCTCGCGAAGCGGGCAGGCTCAAGCAGGTCGCCGATGTGGTGGAGGGAAGCCTGCCTTTGGATGAAAACCGCCTTGCGCTGGCGGGGTGGCTGGCGCGGGAGTACCACTGCGGGCTAGCGGCGGCGGTACGTCTGCTCGCTCCAACCGAGATGGTGGCGAAGGTGCAGCGGGTGCTTCGCCTGACGCCGCAGGTGCAGCAACAGGAACTGTGGGAGCTCTCCCCGAACGCCCCCGAACGTCGCCTGCTGGAACTACTACAATCGGCGGGCGGTCAACTGCCCGAGGCAACGGCAAAGGCACAGCTGGGCGCGACGCTGTTCAACACCGCCATCTACCGACTCAAGCGTCGTGGGCTGGTGGAGCAAAAGAACGTGCTGGAGGCAGCAACCGCCAGAGCGCGCGTGCTGCGACACGTTCGCCTGAACATCTCACCGGAGCAGGCGGAGAGTCTGGCGGAAGCGTGTGCACCTCGCGCCCCAGCACAGGCGGCGCTATTGCGTGCACTGGCGGTGGCGGAAGGGGAGATGCTGCCGATGGCGGAACTACTGCGGCAGGTGGGCGTCTCTGCCAGCGCGCTAAAGAGCCTGCAGGTGCGCGGGGTGGTGGATTTCGCCGACGTGCCCGTGTACCGATCCCCGTTCGGCAGGATACACCTCTCGCAGGCGGACGCCACTCTGCAGATGACACCCGACCAGGAGCGGTGCCTGAGTGAAATCGGACGGGCGATAGAGTCGGGCGAGCACCGCAGTTTCCTGCTGTTCGGGGTGACGGGCAGCGGCAAGACGGAGGTGTATCTGCGGGCGGTGTCTATTGCGCTCGCACGCGGACGCAGTGCGCTCATTCTGGTACCCGAAATCGCGCTGGCAGCGCAGGTGGTAGAAGCAGTAAAGGCGCGATTCGGTAATCTGGTAGCGGTGCTGCACAGTGCGCTATCGGCGGGCGAGCGGTTCGACGAGTGGCGCAGGGCGCGTGAACAGCGAGCGCGAGTGGTGGTGGGAGCGCGTTCGGCGGTGTTTGCCCCACTGGATAACCTGGGGCTTCTCGTCATTGATGAGGAACATGAAGGAGCTTACAAACAGCAAGAGCACGTGCCACGTTACCACGCCCGCACGGTGGCTTTAGAGCGGGCGCGACGGGAGGGAGCGGTGTTGCTGATGGGTAGCGCAACACCCTCCGTGGAGACCTTTTATCAGGCGCGACAGGGGATGCATACATTGTTGCACCTGCCTACCCGCGTGGAGGGACGTCCTCTGCCGAAGGTGCATGTGGTGGATATGCGCGAGTCACCCCGCGCGCGAGGGGGTGTCTTCAGCCAGCAGATGGCGGAGGCGATTGCCGAACGTCTGCAGCGAGGCGAACAGGTCATCCTCTTCCTCAATCGGCGGGCGTACGCTTCCTTCGTGCTGTGCCGCAAGTGTGGCTATGTGGTGAAGTGCCGTCGGTGTGAAGTGTCGCTCTCCTATCACAAGGTAGACCATTCCCTGCGCTGCCATCACTGCGACTACCGCCAGAGCGTACCCGCCAAATGCCCATCGTGTGGCGCGGTGCATATCTACCCCTTTGGGCTGGGCACGCAGCGGGTAGAGGAAGAGGTGCAGCAGCTGCTCCCTGAAGCGCGCCTGCTGCGCATGGACCGGGACACCACCACCCGCAAAGGGGCGCATCATGTGCTGCTGGCTCGCTTCCGGGCGCACGAAGCGGATGTGCTCATCGGCACACAGATGGTGGCGAAGGGGCTGGACTTCCCAAAGGTCACACTGGTGGGCGTGGTAAGCGCGGACACCGCTTTGCACATCCCCGACTTCCGTGCCGCCGAGCGAGCGTTCCAGCTGCTCACGCAGGTGGCGGGCAGAGCGGGGCGAGCGCACCAGCCGGGCGAAGTGGTGGTGCAGACCTTCAACCCCGAACACGAGGCGATACAGACCGCCGCCACCCACGACTACCTGCAGTTCTACGAACGCGAAATCGTGCATCGTGAGGAACTGCGCTATCCGCCGTTTTCTCGTCTGGCAAACATTCTTGCCACACACCCCGAAGAGGCGAAAGCGGAAGAGACCTGCCATCGTGCAGCGGAGCGGCTGCGTGATGTCATCGCGGCGGAGCAGATCGACGCGGAGGTACTGGGACCAGTGCAGGCGCCCATCCCCCGTTTGCGCGGCTTATGGAGGTGGCATTGTCTGGTGAAGTGTTACCAGCCGGAGGTGTTACCCGATTTACTGCGCAATGCACTGGATGGAGTGTCCTGTCCACAGGGAGGCACCCTGCAGGTGGATACCGACCCCTATAGCCTGTTGTGA
- a CDS encoding LacI family transcriptional regulator produces MTRRKPSMVDVAKRAGVSQTTVSYVLSGRQDVVIPQSTRERIWQAARELGYRPNSLARGLVRGTTQTIGVLIPRMDSSFHALIMDGIQEVCTATDYRVLLADSRHNAELETRQVEMLLEHRVDGIVSIAVAGASSGTWVRMLKREGVPLVIVDEHTFEGEADCVVSDDVAGARKAVEHLIRLGHRRIVHLSAGSDMSAARDRQAGYLLALQSAGIEPRDEWIRGDSFFMPVERIHEIVAELLHLPEPPTALFAANDDLAAEAMQVAREHGVQVPQQLAIVGYGNTEVGRHLRLTTVHQDPRQMGQIAARRLMHRLQNMDLPVECIKLPTQLVIRESCGSLLQAQT; encoded by the coding sequence ATGACTCGACGCAAACCGAGTATGGTGGATGTCGCCAAACGGGCGGGGGTTTCTCAGACTACCGTGTCCTACGTGCTGAGCGGGCGTCAGGACGTGGTCATCCCGCAGTCTACCCGTGAGCGCATCTGGCAGGCAGCGCGGGAGCTGGGCTATCGCCCGAACAGCCTGGCACGCGGACTGGTGCGTGGCACAACACAGACCATCGGCGTGCTGATACCCCGTATGGACAGCAGCTTCCACGCGCTGATTATGGACGGCATTCAAGAGGTATGTACCGCCACCGATTACCGGGTGCTGCTTGCCGATTCGCGACACAACGCCGAACTGGAAACCAGGCAGGTGGAGATGCTGCTAGAGCATCGCGTGGACGGTATTGTCTCTATTGCTGTTGCGGGGGCATCTTCTGGTACTTGGGTGCGCATGTTAAAGCGCGAAGGGGTGCCTCTGGTGATTGTGGATGAGCACACCTTTGAGGGCGAGGCGGATTGCGTGGTATCTGACGATGTGGCGGGAGCCAGAAAGGCGGTAGAGCACCTCATCCGACTGGGGCATCGTCGCATCGTGCATCTAAGCGCAGGCTCAGACATGAGTGCGGCGCGCGACCGCCAGGCGGGATACCTGCTTGCCCTGCAGAGCGCGGGGATAGAACCTCGCGACGAGTGGATACGCGGCGATTCGTTCTTTATGCCCGTGGAGCGCATCCACGAGATAGTGGCGGAGCTGTTGCACCTGCCCGAGCCGCCCACCGCTCTGTTTGCTGCCAACGATGACCTCGCCGCGGAAGCCATGCAAGTGGCTCGTGAACATGGTGTTCAGGTGCCTCAGCAGCTGGCTATCGTGGGTTATGGGAATACAGAGGTCGGACGTCACCTGCGGTTGACCACAGTGCATCAGGACCCGCGCCAGATGGGGCAAATCGCCGCGCGCCGGTTGATGCACCGCTTGCAGAACATGGACTTGCCTGTGGAGTGTATTAAGCTTCCCACGCAGCTCGTGATTCGGGAGTCGTGCGGAAGCCTGTTGCAAGCACAAACTTGA
- the cca gene encoding tRNA nucleotidyltransferase, translating into MLVAIDKLRQVTRGTKWEGCLYLVGGVVRDELLGRPLPPDVDIVTEQNALELAHWLHAQGVADHLPVTYPRFGTAMVHIEGVPFELVTARRESYSADSRKPVQVQPATLREDAFRRDFTVNTLMRNLHTGELLDLTGVGLSDLQAGLLRTPLDPMVTFEEDPLRAMRAVRFAAQLDFDIELNTLEAIRKTAHRLQIISMERIRDEFTKLLQAPQAVKGLRLLRETGLLEQFAPELAAMHGVQQNQYHLYDVWEHTLKVVENLPPDASLVLRLAALLHDVGKPSTRTEDERGVHFYGHQNVGAQMASHLLRRLRYSNDIVEPVVKLVRLHMRPGEYDYSWSDAAVRRLVRDANGLLDHLLTLVRADIAASHPAFPKADIDALEQRIRVLTSREDVQHLDSPLSGREIMQILGIPPGKRVGECKAFLLNEVIEGRLAPDDKEGAKRLLLERFG; encoded by the coding sequence TTGCTGGTCGCCATAGACAAGCTGCGCCAGGTCACACGCGGCACGAAATGGGAAGGATGCCTGTATCTGGTGGGCGGTGTGGTACGCGATGAACTACTTGGTCGCCCTCTACCACCGGATGTGGACATCGTGACCGAGCAAAACGCGCTGGAGCTGGCGCATTGGTTGCACGCGCAAGGGGTAGCTGACCATCTGCCCGTTACCTATCCGCGCTTCGGCACAGCCATGGTGCACATCGAGGGGGTGCCATTCGAGCTGGTGACCGCGCGACGTGAGAGCTACTCTGCCGACAGCCGCAAGCCAGTGCAGGTACAGCCTGCCACCCTGCGCGAGGACGCCTTCCGTCGCGACTTTACGGTCAATACCCTCATGCGCAACCTGCACACCGGCGAACTGCTCGACCTGACGGGCGTGGGGCTAAGCGACCTGCAGGCGGGGCTGTTGCGCACTCCGCTGGACCCAATGGTGACCTTTGAAGAGGACCCTCTGCGCGCCATGCGGGCGGTACGATTCGCCGCACAGCTGGACTTCGACATCGAGCTGAACACCCTCGAGGCGATTCGTAAGACCGCGCATCGCCTGCAGATTATCAGCATGGAGCGCATCCGCGACGAGTTCACCAAGCTGCTGCAGGCGCCGCAAGCGGTAAAAGGCTTGCGGTTGCTGCGGGAAACCGGTTTGCTGGAGCAGTTCGCCCCCGAGCTGGCGGCGATGCACGGGGTGCAGCAGAACCAGTATCACCTGTACGATGTGTGGGAACATACGTTGAAGGTGGTAGAGAACCTGCCTCCTGACGCCTCGCTGGTACTTCGTCTGGCGGCACTGCTGCACGACGTGGGCAAGCCTTCCACTCGAACAGAGGACGAACGCGGGGTGCATTTCTACGGGCATCAGAACGTCGGGGCGCAGATGGCGTCGCACCTGCTCAGACGATTGCGCTACAGCAACGACATCGTGGAACCGGTGGTAAAGCTGGTGCGTCTGCACATGCGCCCGGGCGAGTATGACTACTCTTGGAGCGACGCAGCGGTGCGTCGACTGGTTCGTGATGCCAACGGATTGCTGGATCACTTGCTCACTCTGGTCAGAGCAGACATCGCGGCAAGCCATCCCGCCTTTCCGAAGGCAGACATCGATGCGCTCGAACAGCGTATCCGGGTGCTCACTTCTCGCGAGGATGTACAGCATCTGGACAGCCCCCTGAGCGGGCGGGAGATTATGCAGATCCTGGGCATTCCGCCGGGTAAGCGGGTGGGCGAGTGTAAGGCGTTCCTGCTGAACGAGGTGATTGAGGGGAGACTCGCCCCGGATGATAAAGAGGGGGCGAAACGGTTGCTGCTGGAGCGATTTGGATAA
- a CDS encoding N-acetylglucosamine kinase, producing MIPSTLLAIDAGGTKTDLLWAQPDGRVLAHVQGQGINIASKPPGAWQEVLEELFRQAGVDHETVHVVCAGAAGYTLPDRRALLEHLLQQMLPSARVLVLADYAIALEGATGGNPGVLVIAGTGSIACGRDREGKLMRAGGWGYLLGDEGSGFWIGREAVRAVLAANEGWGEQTRLYKMLSDTLGSDNCGDWLSALYRTQNPQSLLAQLAPLVTEAAVQGDAPAQGILYQAAEHLAQLVVQLAQHLQLPADFPVCIVGGVWQSQAVLQRFRQHLSEQLPDWQGEVKPPMYSPVEGALLIAQRMMWA from the coding sequence ATGATACCCTCAACCCTTCTGGCGATAGACGCTGGAGGCACCAAGACCGACCTGCTGTGGGCGCAGCCGGATGGTCGAGTACTGGCGCATGTACAGGGTCAGGGCATTAACATCGCTAGCAAGCCGCCCGGCGCCTGGCAAGAGGTGCTGGAAGAGCTGTTCCGACAGGCAGGCGTAGACCACGAAACGGTACATGTGGTGTGTGCAGGTGCTGCCGGCTACACCCTGCCCGACCGACGCGCGTTGTTGGAACACCTGCTGCAGCAGATGCTTCCCAGCGCTAGGGTTCTCGTGCTGGCAGATTATGCCATTGCGCTGGAAGGGGCTACTGGTGGTAACCCCGGGGTACTGGTAATTGCGGGAACGGGCTCCATCGCTTGCGGACGTGACCGCGAGGGCAAGCTGATGCGTGCGGGTGGCTGGGGCTACCTGCTAGGCGATGAAGGAAGCGGGTTCTGGATAGGCCGGGAAGCCGTTCGTGCGGTGCTCGCGGCGAACGAGGGCTGGGGTGAGCAAACCCGGCTGTACAAGATGCTTTCGGACACGCTGGGGAGCGACAACTGTGGTGATTGGCTAAGTGCGCTCTACCGCACGCAGAACCCTCAATCGTTGCTGGCTCAGCTCGCACCACTGGTCACCGAAGCGGCGGTGCAGGGAGATGCTCCGGCACAGGGCATTCTCTATCAGGCAGCCGAACATCTTGCCCAGCTGGTGGTGCAGCTAGCGCAGCATCTGCAACTACCTGCCGATTTCCCTGTATGCATCGTCGGTGGGGTATGGCAATCTCAGGCGGTATTGCAGCGATTTCGCCAGCATTTGAGCGAGCAGTTACCGGACTGGCAGGGCGAGGTCAAGCCACCCATGTATTCACCGGTAGAAGGGGCGTTGCTTATCGCCCAGCGCATGATGTGGGCTTAG
- a CDS encoding L-lysine 6-transaminase, producing the protein MRKYPGPVSQQALEELSRYVIAQPKPFVIDLEKSEGMWLATVDGQRVFDWAGYYASKLIGHNHPRLYEPEYLKKLVRAANNKVANPDFLTPECLEYYRLLHEIAPQCMRNPRLEVYAINSGAEAVENMMKYLINLHHHKLLKKGRLPNPRRFIYFDQAFHGRTVFALNVTQVAHDPIVTKDFHGFIPGNIQVPFPAIDTSLPESENRARTQRSLEIVEDFLQRYQGEVVGIIVEPLQGAGGHRVALPEFFRGLSELAHKYDVYLGFDEVQTAGGQTGTLFACDQFDLPYPPQAVATAKKLGNGVVYMLYPMEDRGVLDSTWGGTLADMVRFVQEMKIVREERLIEQVPEKASVLVEGLNVLAQRYPELIYNVRGMGLYQGFSLRRPELRNQLLEIALQEEDMLLLGAGTDTIRLRPNLSVTKDDIRLFLRKLERVLQKVAS; encoded by the coding sequence ATGCGCAAATATCCGGGACCTGTTAGCCAGCAGGCGCTGGAAGAACTTTCGCGCTACGTGATTGCCCAGCCGAAGCCTTTCGTGATTGACCTGGAGAAAAGCGAAGGCATGTGGCTGGCAACGGTAGATGGTCAGCGTGTGTTCGACTGGGCAGGCTATTATGCCTCTAAGCTCATCGGACACAACCACCCGCGTCTGTACGAGCCCGAATACCTGAAGAAGCTCGTCCGCGCAGCCAACAATAAGGTCGCCAACCCCGATTTCCTCACACCGGAGTGTCTGGAGTACTACCGCTTGCTACATGAGATTGCCCCACAATGTATGCGCAACCCGCGTCTGGAGGTGTATGCAATCAACTCTGGCGCGGAGGCGGTGGAGAACATGATGAAGTACCTGATCAACCTGCACCATCATAAGCTGTTGAAGAAAGGCAGGCTACCTAACCCGAGGCGATTTATCTATTTCGACCAGGCGTTTCATGGGCGCACAGTGTTCGCGCTCAACGTAACGCAGGTGGCGCACGACCCCATCGTGACCAAAGATTTCCACGGCTTCATCCCGGGCAACATTCAGGTGCCTTTTCCCGCCATAGATACCTCCCTTCCCGAGTCCGAAAACCGTGCCCGCACCCAGCGTAGTCTGGAAATCGTGGAGGACTTCCTGCAGCGCTATCAGGGCGAGGTGGTAGGTATTATCGTGGAACCTCTGCAGGGGGCGGGCGGTCATCGGGTGGCGTTGCCGGAGTTTTTCCGCGGGCTGAGTGAGCTGGCGCACAAATACGATGTGTATCTGGGCTTTGACGAGGTGCAGACCGCCGGTGGGCAGACAGGAACCCTTTTTGCCTGCGACCAGTTTGACCTTCCCTATCCCCCGCAGGCGGTGGCAACCGCCAAGAAGCTGGGCAACGGGGTGGTATACATGCTCTACCCGATGGAGGACAGGGGCGTGCTGGACTCCACATGGGGTGGCACGCTGGCGGACATGGTGCGCTTTGTGCAGGAGATGAAGATTGTGCGTGAGGAACGATTGATAGAACAGGTCCCTGAAAAAGCGTCGGTGCTGGTAGAAGGCTTGAATGTACTGGCTCAACGCTACCCGGAGCTGATTTACAATGTGCGCGGAATGGGGCTGTATCAGGGCTTCAGCCTGCGCCGTCCCGAATTGCGCAATCAACTACTGGAGATAGCCCTGCAGGAGGAGGACATGCTACTGCTCGGTGCGGGCACGGACACTATCCGCCTGCGCCCCAACCTGAGCGTCACGAAGGACGACATCCGCCTGTTTTTGCGAAAGCTAGAGCGCGTGTTGCAGAAGGTGGCATCATGA
- the kdsD gene encoding arabinose-5-phosphate isomerase, producing the protein MIDTAKEVLYTEAHSILRLIDRLDERFVQAVQMILFCKGRLVATGMGKSGAIARKVAATFASTGTPSFFLHPAEGVHGDLGMVTPDDVVLALSTSGETDELLAILPALKRIGVKLIAMVGRTESTLAQAADVVLDVSVEREACPYNLAPTASTTAMLAMGDALAITVMQERRFTPEDFAVFHPAGTLGRRLLLRVHDVMRTGDSVAIVHKSRPLRDVLFAITRANAGAACIVNDDGTLAGIITDGDIRRHLLRDIGSLDRPAEELMTRTPYVVEGNPLAIEALHLFESLPVKIGEMPVLDEQRKPIGMLMLKDLLRTGIV; encoded by the coding sequence ATGATTGACACAGCGAAAGAGGTTCTGTACACGGAGGCGCACAGTATCCTGCGCCTGATAGACCGCCTGGATGAGCGATTTGTGCAGGCAGTGCAGATGATTCTCTTCTGCAAGGGCAGATTGGTCGCTACGGGCATGGGCAAATCGGGCGCGATTGCCCGCAAGGTCGCCGCCACCTTCGCCAGCACAGGTACGCCCAGCTTCTTCCTGCATCCTGCCGAGGGCGTTCACGGCGACCTGGGCATGGTCACTCCTGACGATGTGGTGCTGGCGCTCTCCACCAGCGGGGAGACGGACGAGCTGTTGGCGATACTGCCTGCGCTGAAGCGAATCGGCGTCAAGCTCATCGCGATGGTAGGACGCACCGAATCCACGCTGGCGCAGGCGGCGGACGTGGTGCTAGACGTATCGGTGGAGCGGGAGGCGTGCCCTTATAATCTCGCGCCCACGGCAAGCACCACTGCGATGCTGGCAATGGGCGATGCGCTGGCGATTACGGTGATGCAGGAGCGACGCTTTACCCCTGAAGATTTCGCGGTGTTCCACCCAGCCGGCACGCTGGGCAGAAGGCTGTTGTTGCGTGTACATGATGTGATGCGCACCGGCGACAGCGTGGCGATCGTGCATAAAAGTCGCCCCTTGCGCGACGTACTGTTCGCCATTACCAGAGCCAACGCGGGCGCGGCGTGCATCGTGAACGACGATGGCACATTGGCAGGCATCATCACCGACGGCGACATCCGCCGACACCTGCTGCGCGACATAGGTAGCCTGGACCGCCCCGCCGAGGAGCTGATGACCCGCACGCCATACGTGGTAGAGGGCAATCCTCTGGCAATAGAGGCGTTACACCTGTTCGAGAGCCTGCCGGTAAAAATTGGTGAGATGCCCGTACTGGATGAGCAGCGCAAGCCCATCGGAATGCTGATGCTGAAAGACCTGTTACGAACGGGGATCGTGTAG
- a CDS encoding hydrolase: MIQQHIGAVSPPASNSRTDLPGSLLQSLQAVQAVILDVDGVLTDGGIYYDPTGREIKRFHVADGLGIELLRHAGLRVAILSGRVSEALTRRAAELKVAECYQGVRDKKAQIEKLRQQWQLKAEELLYVGDDLNDLPAFEAVGVRVAVANAVPEIKERAHYITQATGGNGAIREVCEWLLKARGEWEQTIEKYLQSRREGGSTS; this comes from the coding sequence ATGATACAACAACACATAGGGGCAGTTTCACCACCTGCTTCAAATTCTCGAACCGACTTGCCGGGCTCGCTTCTGCAGAGCCTGCAAGCCGTGCAAGCGGTGATTCTGGACGTAGACGGCGTGCTGACCGACGGCGGCATCTACTACGACCCCACCGGGCGCGAAATCAAGCGGTTCCATGTTGCCGATGGACTCGGCATCGAGCTGTTGCGCCATGCCGGTCTACGGGTGGCGATACTCTCCGGGCGCGTTTCGGAAGCACTGACCCGCCGCGCGGCGGAGCTGAAGGTCGCTGAGTGTTACCAGGGCGTACGCGATAAGAAGGCGCAGATTGAAAAATTGCGCCAGCAATGGCAGTTGAAAGCGGAGGAGCTGCTGTACGTGGGGGACGATTTAAACGACCTGCCTGCGTTCGAGGCGGTAGGCGTACGGGTAGCAGTAGCGAACGCTGTCCCTGAGATCAAAGAACGTGCGCATTACATCACGCAGGCGACAGGCGGCAACGGCGCAATACGTGAAGTGTGCGAATGGCTGCTCAAGGCGCGCGGGGAGTGGGAACAGACGATAGAAAAATACCTGCAGTCTCGCCGCGAGGGTGGCAGCACATCGTGA